Proteins found in one Miscanthus floridulus cultivar M001 chromosome 4, ASM1932011v1, whole genome shotgun sequence genomic segment:
- the LOC136550577 gene encoding probable acyl-CoA dehydrogenase IBR3 isoform X1, with protein sequence MAKLTSELLRPVDPAAAPDEAALLRYLAANVPGFPGPAPALSLTQFGHGQSNPTYCIHASASAPGGGPARRYVLRKKPPGAILQSAHAVEREYQVLKALGDHTDVPVPKVYCLCTDPSVIGTPFYIMEYLEGIIYPDSALPGVTPSKRRAIYFSTAKTLAAIHKVDVDAIGLQKYGRRDNYCKRQVQRWERQYLASTGEGKPARYQRMLDLARWLKEHVPKEDSSAASGTGLVHGDYRPDNLVFHPTEDRVIGVIDWELSTLGNQMCDVAYSCLPYIIDATPTERTFYGGFQHTGIPDGIPQLEEYLSVYCSYSARPWPAANWKFYIAFSLFRGASIYAGVYHRWTMGNASGGERAKFAGRVGNVMVDCAWDFINRVNDLQEPPSKGFQVSGAPWQEFHREEESLTSEKNQGKFVPSEKVMQLRKKLLKFIEDHIYPMEGEFYKHAQSTSRWTIHPEEENLKALAKKEGLWNLFIPLDSAARARKLLFEDHSQISLGSSNDLLLGAGLTNLEYGYLCEIMGRSVWAPQIFNCGAPDTGNMEVLLRYGTKEQQKQWLVPLLEGTIRSGFAMTEPQVASSDATNIECSISRQGDFYVINGRKWWTSGAMDPTCKILILMGKTDFSAPKHKQQSMILVDINTPGVQIKRPLLVFGFDDAPHGHAEITFENVRVPVTNILLGEGRGFEIAQGRLGPGRLHHCMRLVGAAERGMDLMVERALSRTAFGKRIAQHGSFLSDLAKMHGCGMQCRIELEQARLLVLEAADQLDRHGNKKARGILAMAKVAAPNMALKVLDMAMQVHGAAGVSSDTVLSHLWATARTLRIADGPDEVHLGTIAKLELQRARL encoded by the exons ATGGCGAAGTTGACATCGGAGCTGCTGCGGCCGGTCgacccggcggcggcgccggacGAGGCGGCGCTGCTGCGCTACCTAGCCGCCAACGTCCCGGGCTTCCCGGGCCCCGCGCCGGCGCTGTCGCTGACCCAGTTCGGGCATGGCCAGTCCAACCCCACCTACTGCATCCACGCATCCGCCTCCGCCCCCGGCGGGGGGCCGGCTAGGCGCTACGTGCTCAGGAAGAAGCCGCCCGGGGCCATCCTCCAGTCCGCGCACGCCGTCGAGCGCGAGTACCAG GTTCTCAAAGCTCTGGGTGATCACACAGATGTTCCTGTCCCGAAGGTTTATTGTCTATGCACAGATCCAAGTGTAATTGGAACTCCTTTCTATATAATGGAGTATCTGGAAGGAATAATATATCCTGATAGCGCGTTGCCG GGGGTGACTCCATCTAAAAGGCGAGCTATATATTTTTCTACTGCCAAAACTTTGGCTGCTATACACAAAGTTGATGTTGATGCCATTGGATTGCAGAAGTATGGGAGAAGAGACAATTATTGCAAAAGACAA GTACAAAGATGGGAGAGGCAATATCTTGCATCCACTGGTGAAGGGAAGCCTGCACGTTATCAGAGGATGCTTGATCTAGCTCGTTGGTTGAAAGAACATGTACCAAAAGAAGATTCCTCAGCAGCATCAGGAACAGGTCTTGTCCATGGTGATTACCGCCCTGATAATCTAGTTTTTCATCCAACAGAG GATCGAGTAATTGGCGTTATTGATTGGGAACTATCTACTTTGGGGAATCAGATGTGTGATGTTGCTTATAGCTGCTTG CCATATATTATTGATGCAACACCCACTGAAAGGACTTTTTATGGAGGATTTCAACATACTGGCATTCCAGATGGGATTCCTCAACTGGAAGAGTACCTTTCTGTATACTGCTCTTACTCT GCAAGACCCTGGCCTGCTGCAAATTGGAAATTCTACATTGCTTTTTCTTTGTTTCGTGGGGCATCAATCTATGCAGGAGTATATCACAGATGGACTATG GGTAATGCTTCAGGTGGTGAGCGCGCTAAATTTGCTGGCAGGGTTGGTAACGTTATGGTTGACTGCGCCTGGGACTTCATAAATAGAGTAAATGACCTGCAAGAACCGCCTTCTAAGG GTTTTCAAGTCTCAGGAGCACCGTGGCAAGAATTTCACAGAGAGGAAGAAAGTTTAACTTCCGAAAAGAATCAAGGCAAATTTGTTCCTAGTGAAAAGGTTATGCAGCTTCGAAAGAAACTACTAAAGTTTATTGAAGATCACATATACCCAATGGAGGGTGAGTTCTACAAACATGCACAATCAACCTCAAGATGGACAATTCATCCAGAAGAAGAAAATCTTAAAGCATTGGCAAAGAAGGAGGGCCTATGGAACTTGTTTATTCCG CTAGACAGTGCAGCTAGAGCTAGAAAGCTACTGTTTGAAGACCATTCTCAAATTTCCCTTGGAAGTTCGAATGATCTTTTGCTGGGTGCGGGTCTTACAAATCTTGAATATGGATATTTGTGTGAGATTATGGGACGTTCAGTTTGGGCTCCACAAATATTTAACTGTGGTGCACCTGATACAGGTAACATGGAG GTCCTGTTGAGGTATGGCACTAAGGAGCAACAGAAGCAATGGCTAGTTCCTTTATTGGAAGGGACAATTCGTTCTGGATTTGCAATGACAGAACCACAAGTTGCATCTTCAGATGCAACAAATATAGAGTGCTCAATATCCAG GCAAGGAGATTTTTATGTGATAAATGGAAGGAAGTGGTGGACCAGTGGAGCCATGGATCCTACGTGCAAAATCCTGATATTGATG ggaAAGACAGATTTCTCTGCACCTAAGCATAAGCAACAGTCCATGATTTTAGTGGATATCAACACTCCTGGGGTGCAGATAAAGAGACCATTGTTAGTCTTTGGATTTGATGATGCACCTCATGGACACGCAGAGATTACATTTGAAAATGTGCGTGTTCCAGTAACGAATATCCTGCTTGGAGAAGGGCGGGGTTTTGAGATTGCTCAA GGAAGACTTGGTCCTGGAAGGTTACATCATTGCATGAGGCTAGTAGGGGCAGCAGAACGTGGCATGGATCTGATGGTAGAGAGGGCCTTAAGTAGGACCGCATTTGGAAAGAGGATTGCACAGCATGGTTCCTTTTTGTCAGATCTTGCAAAG ATGCATGGGTGTGGAATGCAGTGTCGGATTGAACTGGAGCAAGCTAGGCTTTTAGTTCTTGAAGCGGCCGATCAACTTGATCGACATGGGAACAAGAAAGCTCGTGGTATCCTCGCGATGGCCAAG GTGGCAGCTCCAAATATGGCCCTGAAGGTGCTTGACATGGCAATGCAAGTTCATGGCGCAGCTGGTGTCTCATCGGACACGGTCCTGTCGCACCTGTGGGCAACGGCTAGGACACTGCGGATTGCAGACGGTCCCGATGAAGTCCATCTCGGGACAATCGCGAAGCTGGAGCTGCAGAGGGCTAGGTTGTGA
- the LOC136550577 gene encoding probable acyl-CoA dehydrogenase IBR3 isoform X2: protein MAKLTSELLRPVDPAAAPDEAALLRYLAANVPGFPGPAPALSLTQFGHGQSNPTYCIHASASAPGGGPARRYVLRKKPPGAILQSAHAVEREYQVLKALGDHTDVPVPKVYCLCTDPSVIGTPFYIMEYLEGIIYPDSALPGVTPSKRRAIYFSTAKTLAAIHKVDVDAIGLQKYGRRDNYCKRQVQRWERQYLASTGEGKPARYQRMLDLARWLKEHVPKEDSSAASGTGLVHGDYRPDNLVFHPTEDRVIGVIDWELSTLGNQMCDVAYSCLPYIIDATPTERTFYGGFQHTGIPDGIPQLEEYLSVYCSYSARPWPAANWKFYIAFSLFRGASIYAGVYHRWTMGNASGGERAKFAGRVGNVMVDCAWDFINRVNDLQEPPSKGFQVSGAPWQEFHREEESLTSEKNQGKFVPSEKVMQLRKKLLKFIEDHIYPMEGEFYKHAQSTSRWTIHPEEENLKALAKKEGLWNLFIPLDSAARARKLLFEDHSQISLGSSNDLLLGAGLTNLEYGYLCEIMGRSVWAPQIFNCGAPDTGNMEVLLRYGTKEQQKQWLVPLLEGTIRSGFAMTEPQVASSDATNIECSISRQGDFYVINGRKWWTSGAMDPTCKILILMGKTDFSAPKHKQQSMILVDINTPGVQIKRPLLVFGFDDAPHGHAEITFENVRVPVTNILLGEGRGFEIAQGRLGPGRLHHCMRLVGAAERGMDLMVERALSRTAFGKRIAQHGSFLSDLAKCRIELEQARLLVLEAADQLDRHGNKKARGILAMAKVAAPNMALKVLDMAMQVHGAAGVSSDTVLSHLWATARTLRIADGPDEVHLGTIAKLELQRARL, encoded by the exons ATGGCGAAGTTGACATCGGAGCTGCTGCGGCCGGTCgacccggcggcggcgccggacGAGGCGGCGCTGCTGCGCTACCTAGCCGCCAACGTCCCGGGCTTCCCGGGCCCCGCGCCGGCGCTGTCGCTGACCCAGTTCGGGCATGGCCAGTCCAACCCCACCTACTGCATCCACGCATCCGCCTCCGCCCCCGGCGGGGGGCCGGCTAGGCGCTACGTGCTCAGGAAGAAGCCGCCCGGGGCCATCCTCCAGTCCGCGCACGCCGTCGAGCGCGAGTACCAG GTTCTCAAAGCTCTGGGTGATCACACAGATGTTCCTGTCCCGAAGGTTTATTGTCTATGCACAGATCCAAGTGTAATTGGAACTCCTTTCTATATAATGGAGTATCTGGAAGGAATAATATATCCTGATAGCGCGTTGCCG GGGGTGACTCCATCTAAAAGGCGAGCTATATATTTTTCTACTGCCAAAACTTTGGCTGCTATACACAAAGTTGATGTTGATGCCATTGGATTGCAGAAGTATGGGAGAAGAGACAATTATTGCAAAAGACAA GTACAAAGATGGGAGAGGCAATATCTTGCATCCACTGGTGAAGGGAAGCCTGCACGTTATCAGAGGATGCTTGATCTAGCTCGTTGGTTGAAAGAACATGTACCAAAAGAAGATTCCTCAGCAGCATCAGGAACAGGTCTTGTCCATGGTGATTACCGCCCTGATAATCTAGTTTTTCATCCAACAGAG GATCGAGTAATTGGCGTTATTGATTGGGAACTATCTACTTTGGGGAATCAGATGTGTGATGTTGCTTATAGCTGCTTG CCATATATTATTGATGCAACACCCACTGAAAGGACTTTTTATGGAGGATTTCAACATACTGGCATTCCAGATGGGATTCCTCAACTGGAAGAGTACCTTTCTGTATACTGCTCTTACTCT GCAAGACCCTGGCCTGCTGCAAATTGGAAATTCTACATTGCTTTTTCTTTGTTTCGTGGGGCATCAATCTATGCAGGAGTATATCACAGATGGACTATG GGTAATGCTTCAGGTGGTGAGCGCGCTAAATTTGCTGGCAGGGTTGGTAACGTTATGGTTGACTGCGCCTGGGACTTCATAAATAGAGTAAATGACCTGCAAGAACCGCCTTCTAAGG GTTTTCAAGTCTCAGGAGCACCGTGGCAAGAATTTCACAGAGAGGAAGAAAGTTTAACTTCCGAAAAGAATCAAGGCAAATTTGTTCCTAGTGAAAAGGTTATGCAGCTTCGAAAGAAACTACTAAAGTTTATTGAAGATCACATATACCCAATGGAGGGTGAGTTCTACAAACATGCACAATCAACCTCAAGATGGACAATTCATCCAGAAGAAGAAAATCTTAAAGCATTGGCAAAGAAGGAGGGCCTATGGAACTTGTTTATTCCG CTAGACAGTGCAGCTAGAGCTAGAAAGCTACTGTTTGAAGACCATTCTCAAATTTCCCTTGGAAGTTCGAATGATCTTTTGCTGGGTGCGGGTCTTACAAATCTTGAATATGGATATTTGTGTGAGATTATGGGACGTTCAGTTTGGGCTCCACAAATATTTAACTGTGGTGCACCTGATACAGGTAACATGGAG GTCCTGTTGAGGTATGGCACTAAGGAGCAACAGAAGCAATGGCTAGTTCCTTTATTGGAAGGGACAATTCGTTCTGGATTTGCAATGACAGAACCACAAGTTGCATCTTCAGATGCAACAAATATAGAGTGCTCAATATCCAG GCAAGGAGATTTTTATGTGATAAATGGAAGGAAGTGGTGGACCAGTGGAGCCATGGATCCTACGTGCAAAATCCTGATATTGATG ggaAAGACAGATTTCTCTGCACCTAAGCATAAGCAACAGTCCATGATTTTAGTGGATATCAACACTCCTGGGGTGCAGATAAAGAGACCATTGTTAGTCTTTGGATTTGATGATGCACCTCATGGACACGCAGAGATTACATTTGAAAATGTGCGTGTTCCAGTAACGAATATCCTGCTTGGAGAAGGGCGGGGTTTTGAGATTGCTCAA GGAAGACTTGGTCCTGGAAGGTTACATCATTGCATGAGGCTAGTAGGGGCAGCAGAACGTGGCATGGATCTGATGGTAGAGAGGGCCTTAAGTAGGACCGCATTTGGAAAGAGGATTGCACAGCATGGTTCCTTTTTGTCAGATCTTGCAAAG TGTCGGATTGAACTGGAGCAAGCTAGGCTTTTAGTTCTTGAAGCGGCCGATCAACTTGATCGACATGGGAACAAGAAAGCTCGTGGTATCCTCGCGATGGCCAAG GTGGCAGCTCCAAATATGGCCCTGAAGGTGCTTGACATGGCAATGCAAGTTCATGGCGCAGCTGGTGTCTCATCGGACACGGTCCTGTCGCACCTGTGGGCAACGGCTAGGACACTGCGGATTGCAGACGGTCCCGATGAAGTCCATCTCGGGACAATCGCGAAGCTGGAGCTGCAGAGGGCTAGGTTGTGA